A region from the Plutella xylostella chromosome 8, ilPluXylo3.1, whole genome shotgun sequence genome encodes:
- the LOC105387485 gene encoding juvenile hormone esterase isoform X2, which yields MRLLISVVVSVLVLAATAATSDRVVETLTGAVRGRLVRDLNVTYYAYLGIPYAEAPTGQLRFKPPVPKKPWNGTLDATAYGPVCPQDDTFYKRSEMSEDCLSLNVYVPARSALAPTPVLVYVHSGELTMLSGRPFILGPQFYMKYGVLLVTMNYRLGALGFLSVQTEDAGGNAALKDILLSLQWVKRHIAQFGGDPDNVTLGGESAGAVLVQYLTLSERSTNLFHKASMISGSALGYRFFNRHPINTAFDLGKKMGYQTKDPNELVRKLQDADVFDIVTAQGDKTNKRNGFRPFAPFTPVAETPSPHAVITQHPLQIVKQGIPQNVPVIAGIMMREGIKMLPFIRRNPILALNLNEDFELCIPSDIEYPYGSRESKDLANSIKQFYFNNETISITTLLNFVNLVTDTQFAYSTDRWIEIYKNMPNSDRVYYYVFDFDGDLNWYKLFSLTPFPGASHADQTGYMFVTNTTRPLLPIAGAESKQTIQVVLQLWTNFIKYGNPTRLTWLTCNIREEWSDCGTQRNYLALNNRPYMVPGPPLRRRLHFWRQVYAQYDSYVARGGRLEAKTP from the exons ATGAGGCTATTGATCAGCGTTGTAGTGTCGGTTCTAGTTCTAGCTGCTACTGCAGCAACTAGCGACAGAGTGGTGGAAACATTGACTGGCGCCGTCCGAGGGAGACTTGTAAGAGATTTGAACGTGACTTATTATGCGTATCTCGGAATACCGTACGCGGAGGCGCCGACTGGACAGCTCCGGTTTAAA CCTCCGGTGCCTAAGAAACCATGGAATGGCACATTGGACGCGACGGCGTATGGTCCTGTGTGTCCGCAAGACGACACCTTTTATAAGAGAAGCGAGATGAGTGAAGACTGCCTGAGCCTGAACGTGTATGTGCCCGCCAGGTCAGCGCTGGCCCCCACGCCGGTGCTAGTGTATGTGCATAGCGGGGAGCTCACCATGTTGTCAGGAAGGCCCTTCATTCTCGGACCACAGTTTTACATGAAATATGGTGTGCTGTTGGTGACCATGAATTACAG GCTAGGAGCGTTAGGTTTTTTGTCTGTACAAACAGAAGACGCGGGTGGCAACGCCGCGTTGaaagacatattattatcgcTCCAGTGGGTCAAGAGGCACATAGCTCAGTTCGGTGGTGACCCCGACAACGTCACCCTAGGCGGGGAGAGTGCCGGCGCTGTTCTAGTGCAATACCTCACTCTATCCGAAAGGTCTACCAATTTATTCCATAAAGCTTCTATGATCAGCGGATCGGCTTTAGGCTACAGGTTTTTTAATCGCCATCCCATAAACACGGCTTTCGATCTTGGTAAGAAGATGGGATATCAAACAAAAGACCCAAACGAGCTAGTGCGAAAACTACAAGATGCTGATGTATTCGATATAGTAACTGCTCAAGGAGATAAGACAAACAAACGGAATGGGTTCAGGCCATTCGCACCATTCACACCGGTGGCAGAGACACCGTCCCCACACGCGGTCATCACACAACATCCGCTACAAATAGTCAAACAAGGGATCCCACAAAATGTTCCTGTCATAGCAGGAATTATGATGCGAGAAGGTATAAAAATGCTTCCGTTTATACGAAGAAACCCAATACTCGCCCTAAACCTAAACGAAGACTTTGAATTGTGTATTCCATCCGACATAGAATACCCGTATGGGTCCCGTGAGTCTAAAGATTTGGCCAACTctataaaacagttttatttcaaCAACGAAACCATATCGATTACCACGTTGTTGAACTTTGTCAACTTGGTGACAGACACACAGTTCGCTTACTCTACCGATAGGTGGATTGAGATTTATAAGAACATGCCCAATAGCGACAGAGTATACTATTACGTGTTTGACTTCGATGGAGACTTGAACTGGTACAAGCTGTTCTCACTGACCCCGTTCCCaggggcgtcccacgccgaCCAAACAGGATACATGTTTGTGACGAACACCACCAGGCCACTGCTGCCTATTGCCGGAGCGGAGAGCAAGCAGACCATACAGGTTGTGCTACAGTTGTGgactaattttattaaatacgg AAATCCAACTCGACTTACTTGGCTGACATGCAATATTCGAGAAGAATGGTCAGATTGTGGAACGCAGCGCAACTACTTGGCTCTCAACAACCGTCCCTACATGGTGCCGGGACCACCTTTAAGGAGAAGACTGCACTTCTGGCGTCAAGTGTACGCGCAATATGATAGCTACGTGGCTAGAGGAG
- the LOC105387485 gene encoding juvenile hormone esterase isoform X1, with translation MRLLISVVVSVLVLAATAATSDRVVETLTGAVRGRLVRDLNVTYYAYLGIPYAEAPTGQLRFKPPVPKKPWNGTLDATAYGPVCPQDDTFYKRSEMSEDCLSLNVYVPARSALAPTPVLVYVHSGELTMLSGRPFILGPQFYMKYGVLLVTMNYRLGALGFLSVQTEDAGGNAALKDILLSLQWVKRHIAQFGGDPDNVTLGGESAGAVLVQYLTLSERSTNLFHKASMISGSALGYRFFNRHPINTAFDLGKKMGYQTKDPNELVRKLQDADVFDIVTAQGDKTNKRNGFRPFAPFTPVAETPSPHAVITQHPLQIVKQGIPQNVPVIAGIMMREGIKMLPFIRRNPILALNLNEDFELCIPSDIEYPYGSRESKDLANSIKQFYFNNETISITTLLNFVNLVTDTQFAYSTDRWIEIYKNMPNSDRVYYYVFDFDGDLNWYKLFSLTPFPGASHADQTGYMFVTNTTRPLLPIAGAESKQTIQVVLQLWTNFIKYGNPSRLTSLTCNIREEWSDCGTQRNYLALNNRPYMVPGPPLRRRLHFWRQVYAQYESYVARGGGLEAKTP, from the exons ATGAGGCTATTGATCAGCGTTGTAGTGTCGGTTCTAGTTCTAGCTGCTACTGCAGCAACTAGCGACAGAGTGGTGGAAACATTGACTGGCGCCGTCCGAGGGAGACTTGTAAGAGATTTGAACGTGACTTATTATGCGTATCTCGGAATACCGTACGCGGAGGCGCCGACTGGACAGCTCCGGTTTAAA CCTCCGGTGCCTAAGAAACCATGGAATGGCACATTGGACGCGACGGCGTATGGTCCTGTGTGTCCGCAAGACGACACCTTTTATAAGAGAAGCGAGATGAGTGAAGACTGCCTGAGCCTGAACGTGTATGTGCCCGCCAGGTCAGCGCTGGCCCCCACGCCGGTGCTAGTGTATGTGCATAGCGGGGAGCTCACCATGTTGTCAGGAAGGCCCTTCATTCTCGGACCACAGTTTTACATGAAATATGGTGTGCTGTTGGTGACCATGAATTACAG GCTAGGAGCGTTAGGTTTTTTGTCTGTACAAACAGAAGACGCGGGTGGCAACGCCGCGTTGaaagacatattattatcgcTCCAGTGGGTCAAGAGGCACATAGCTCAGTTCGGTGGTGACCCCGACAACGTCACCCTAGGCGGGGAGAGTGCCGGCGCTGTTCTAGTGCAATACCTCACTCTATCCGAAAGGTCTACCAATTTATTCCATAAAGCTTCTATGATCAGCGGATCGGCTTTAGGCTACAGGTTTTTTAATCGCCATCCCATAAACACGGCTTTCGATCTTGGTAAGAAGATGGGATATCAAACAAAAGACCCAAACGAGCTAGTGCGAAAACTACAAGATGCTGATGTATTCGATATAGTAACTGCTCAAGGAGATAAGACAAACAAACGGAATGGGTTCAGGCCATTCGCACCATTCACACCGGTGGCAGAGACACCGTCCCCACACGCGGTCATCACACAACATCCGCTACAAATAGTCAAACAAGGGATCCCACAAAATGTTCCTGTCATAGCAGGAATTATGATGCGAGAAGGTATAAAAATGCTTCCGTTTATACGAAGAAACCCAATACTCGCCCTAAACCTAAACGAAGACTTTGAATTGTGTATTCCATCCGACATAGAATACCCGTATGGGTCCCGTGAGTCTAAAGATTTGGCCAACTctataaaacagttttatttcaaCAACGAAACCATATCGATTACCACGTTGTTGAACTTTGTCAACTTGGTGACAGACACACAGTTCGCTTACTCTACCGATAGGTGGATTGAGATTTATAAGAACATGCCCAATAGCGACAGAGTATACTATTACGTGTTTGACTTCGATGGAGACTTGAACTGGTACAAGCTGTTCTCACTGACCCCGTTCCCaggggcgtcccacgccgaCCAAACAGGATACATGTTTGTGACGAACACCACCAGGCCACTGCTGCCTATTGCCGGAGCGGAGAGCAAGCAGACCATACAGGTTGTGCTACAGTTGTGgactaattttattaaatacgg AAATCCTAGTCGACTTACTTCACTGACATGCAATATTCGAGAAGAATGGTCAGATTGTGGAACGCAGCGCAACTACTTGGCTCTCAACAACCGTCCCTACATGGTGCCGGGACCACCTTTAAGGAGAAGACTGCACTTCTGGCGTCAAGTGTACGCGCAATATGAAAGCTACGTGGCTCGAGGAGGTGGACTGGAAGCAAAGACACCTTAA